The following DNA comes from Bacteroidales bacterium.
TCATATAAATTCTCTTCATTACCATCAATCCACCATCCACATTTATGAGTGTTTAACTCTTCCCAAGGAGTACCATTTGATGCAATACAAGGAATACCCATACTTAAAGCTTCAGGAATAACCATACCAAAATTTTCAGAACGGCTTGGCAAAATCAAATAATCCAATTTCGCCATCTCTTGTAATGCTTTTTCTTTTGGCTATAACCCTGTAAACGCAACATTGTTCATATTGTGCTCACTTACAAAGGTATGTAATTTTTTTGAATATTCACTGTCGTTCCCACCACCAATAATAGTTAACTGACAATTTTTTGTGTAATTACCAAGCTTTTGCCAAGCCGAAAGTAGTACATCAATATTTTTTACAGGGTCAGTTCTCCCCACAAATCCAAAGCGAACAATGCCATCACAGCTAAAAGAGTGTTTTAGTTTGCAATCAATAACTCCGTTAGGGATAACGGCAATAGGAGTGGTAATACCTAATTCTCTTATACATTCAGCCTCATATTCACTTGTTGCGTGTATATAAGCAACGCTTTGCAAGTGTCGTTTCTGAAAAAGTTTAAGAAAAATTTGTTTCTTAAAAGATGTCATTTTAAGAGCATCCTTATTGAGCATACCATGAATGGTAACAATACATGGTTTATCCTCTTTTCTTGCAACTTGTATGGTTTTATAAGTAGGGTAAGTCCAAATACCATTGGCGTGATAAATATCATAACCTCTATTTTTCTCCAAAAACCTTTTCAAATTCTTGCTATAAACAAATTGAGTTTTACCATCAAAAGGCAAAGCATTAATACCATCATAACTATCTCCCAGATATGAATCATCATCAGAGTAGGGCAGAAGAGTAACCATATCAATATCAATACCCCTATCTCTCAAAAGACCATAACTATTCAGAGTAGAGGTAACAGCCCCTCCACTCGACAAATTCAAATCAGTTATGGTCTCAAGTATTTTCACACCAATAAAGTTGTTAGTTGTGCTTCTAATTTGTCCAATTTGACTAATTGGTCTAATAGCATAAAACTTGGTATTATATTATTATCTTTCCTATAATTTCTAATTCTAAAAAGATTATAAAATCTTTTCATAGATTTTTATAATCTTTTTAGTAACAGCGGATACCGAGTAGTTATCAATAACAAGTTGTCTGCCACGTAATCCCATCGCTTTACGATCAGTTTCAGAAGTTGAAATAGCATTTTCAATAGCAGATGCAATATTGTCAACGCCATCATTAATCCACCAACCACAGTTATGGGTATTAAGTTCTTCCCAAGGAGTGCCTTGAGTAGCAATACAGGGTACACCACAAATAAGAGCCTCAGGAATAACCATTCCAAAGTTCTCCGATTTACTTACTAATAGTTGATAATCAAAACTACTAACCATTTCTGTGAGTTCATTACCACTTAAAAAACCACAAAAAACAACATTGTTCAACTCTTTGTCTGCAACAAAGTCAGTAAGTTGTTTTTTGTATATAACATCACCATCTCCAGCGATAATAAGTTGGCAGTTATCAGTTTTACAGCCAAGTTTTGCCCATGCCTCTAAAAGAAGGTGAATATTTTTTATAGGGTTAATTCTACCCACAAAACCAAAACGTTTAACAGAGTTCTCTTTCTCTCTGATAGGAGTTAGTTTTATATCCAAGCAGTTTGGAATAATCTCAATTGGAGTTTTAAAACCAAGAGCCTCAATATATTCTGCCTCTTTACTGCATGTAGCCTGAATAAGAGTGGCATTATTCAAATCTCTGCGTTGAAAAAGAGCAAGAGCCAATCTCTTTTTCCATGGTTTAGAATCCAATCCGGCAGGGTATAGCATACCATGAGGAGCAATAACAAAAGGCTTGTTGTTTTTCATTGCCCATTCCGCAGTAGCATGCGAAGGATATGTCCATAAACCATTGGCATGGTAAATATCATATTGTTTGCCTGTGCGAAGTTTATCCCTAAAATTTTTACTATAAACAAATGGGTTTTGAGCATCATTATCAACAGCAATAATAAAGTTATCATCACCAATAACATCACCACTATTAATAGTTAGCACATCGGCTTCTACCCCTGCATTATTCAGCCCTTTAAGCAGATTATAAGTACACGAAGATGGTCCTCCGCTACTCTTACTTAATCCTGATATTGTATGTAGTACTTTCACTTCGTTTAATTAGGAATTAGTACGTTGCTTCGCAACAATTAGTAATTAGAAATTATTTTTTTCTTTAATAATTATTCTATTTGTGTTTCACAAATTCGTGAAACAATCAATTTGTTTTTTATCTCTCTCCTCAAAATCAAAAGCAATAGCATTATCTCGGTATTGTTTATAATTCTGCTCAATATTATTAATTGCAGAGTTGAAAGAATCAATATTATCCAACTCAAAAGTAATACCGGTTTGGGGCGATATTACCATTTCATTACCGCAACCAACTCTGTCGCTTATAACAACAGGTAATCCCCAATAAATAGCCTCTTCAACAACCAAACCCCAAGTTTCGCTTCTTGATGGCAAAATAAAAACATCGTGTTCTTTGTATACTTCTGGTAGTTTGTCGTTCTCAATAAAACCTCTAAAAGTAATATTCTCTTTTGCTAAGACTTTTAACTCTTGTTCAAGTTCTCCCTTGCCAATAATAGTAAGAGGTTTGCCGTTCTTGTTAAAGCGTTCAATTAAGAATCGCAAGTTTTTACATTCAATCAATCTACCAACATAAAGGTATTTCTTTTCTATTGATATTTTATCTTTATCAATAACCCTTTCAGCTTTATGAAAAATGCCAACCCCACCTGTAATATGAATATCACCTTCAAAACCAATAGCATCAAAAATAGCTTTATGCGCAACTCCTGAGGGTAGGGCAGTAGAACACCTATTTATAATAGCACGTTTAATAAAACCTCTTAGCCCCGAAATATTTGATTCATAAATTGTGCTTTCGCACATCATGCAATTTTTTCTTTTAGGCGATAAAAAGGCATAAACTGAATATTCAGGAACAAACCAACCAGAGAATAGTAATTTGCTATATGAAATTTTTTTAAGAAGTTTTACTAACTTTATAAAACAAGAAAACTTATTGCGTTTAGCGGAATTACCTTCCCATAAAAAAGTATAATCAAAGTTATATGCTTTATTGTCCTTCAATAAGGTGTTTACCGCCTCTTCGCCATAACCATAAAATACCAATAGCAATGATTTTTGTTTTGCAACCTCATTGCACAAATTTATTTTGTAAAACGAAGGTGTATTAGTTAAATATACTATGTCGTAATTTTTTTTCATTTTCTATGAGTTTAGTTAAGTCTTATCAATTGGTCTAATAGGACTAATTAGACTAATTGATCTAATGATATTATTCTTTATTATTTTTGCGATGTTCTATTCTTGCTTTACTCATTTGTTCCCTTATTCCTCCATCTTCAACAAAAGACTCTTGTAAAGAATCAAGTAATTTTCTCAAGAAAACATCTTCTTGGTGAATTAGAGTAATAGCTATATTTGCTATTGTTTCATCGTTTCTTGTTAAAATAGCATTTCTGTAAAATTCAGATTCATTATGTTTTGAGCATATTTTACGAGTTTGAGTAGCTTTGTCGCAATTATAATCCCATTGTTCAAGATCTCTAACTCTTAAATAATCTTCATAGTCAATTAAAAGTTCCTGTAAACTTGCTTTAGCAACATTAATTAATTTAATTTCAGTTTCGCTTGAAGTTGTAGATGCAGAGGACCCTTCTGCAATGTTTTGTTTTCCACTTCTAGCAGCCTGAATCATTTGGTCAATAGTCCTATCTCCTTTTTCAAGAAATTTATGTACAAAATAGTATGTAATATCATAAATGCACTCAGCCTTTTGATATGCAATTAATTTACGATAGTTACCTTTTTGTTTTAAAAACTTTTTTGTCATAACTAATTATAATTTGTCCAATTTGACTAATTAGACTAATAGGACTAATTTAAACAACTCACTCCTAATTCCTAATTATAAAAGATTATCTTTTATAAACAATATTATAAGCGCTATATGCAGCACCAAAAGTTATCCATACCATAAAAAATAGGAAACTTCCTGCTGCAAAAATCTGTCCTTCAGCAATCATATGTACTGCCCAAAAAATTAGGGTTGAACCAATATATACTCCAAATAGTTTGTCTCTTTTTTCAACTTTCCAACTATTTTTTAGTGATTTAAACCATAGAACTAATAATGCAGTAAATCCTAATAACCCTGTCATTGATAATGCTCCTAACCATGATGACCCTGGTTCTACTGTTCCTGTTTCAGTTTTTTGAAATGTAATTCTACCGGTACGTTCATTTACATTAGTAACATATTTGGCATAGCCAAAACCCACACCCACAAGAGGACTGCTTTTAAACTCTCTTATACGTTGACTCCATAACATGTCCCTACTTCCAGTATAATTAATCTCACCTGTTTCTGTTAATTGAGCTTCATTTTTCTTTTCTATACCTTCCATATAACCACCCCATAAGGGATATGTAACAGTCATTAGTGCTATTATAGTTATTGCTATTATTCCAAATTTACGTTTATTATTACTATATAATCTATAAAAGAAATATATTATTGCAACTATAGCACCGGCAAGGGAAACTCTTGATGCAGCCAAAAGAAGAGCAATAAAAGTTATTACAATAAGAGATATAACAATGATCTTATTATACTTACCTAAATATAATTGATATAGTAGAGTTACTAAAGTAACGGCAGATATAGGAGCCAATAGCATTGAGTGATTAGTAAACCCTCCAAAACCTGCAAGTCCTTTTTCTCCTGTAATAATATAAGGTATTGATATAATAATTACAATAGTTAGAAGAATATGAATATATTTATAGAGTATAACTCGAAACTTATCATAAAAATCGGATTGTATAAAGGGGGAGGCTATAAAAGTTACAATTACGAATAATATAAACCTTTCCCAAGGTCTATAAACAGCATTGATGTCATTTAATAATATACTTAATATACATGCAATATAGAGAATAGTCATTGTCATACTTATTCTCTTTATTGTTGATTGAAAGAATGTGGTTAAAAGAGTAAATATTAAAATTCCGTAATATAATACTCCTAAATCAAATGTTTTCAATGATACTGCTTGATTAACTACAGCAAGTGCAGTAATTAATGCAATAATAGTACATGTATTTATATTTTTAATAATATTAGTTTTTACTAATAACATAATCTATTAATTTATTACTCTATACCGAGTATCCCAATTTTATTAATACATCTTTAATATATTTAATTCTTAAATCCCACGATGCATTGTTTATTGCAAAGTCTCTATTTGTATTGCAAAGAGATTGGTAATTTTCAATATTGTTTAAAATATTCTCAAGCTCTATTTCGAATTTGTTCGAACTTAATTCAACAACTGGGTTATATCCACAGAAATCAATTAATTCTTTTGGTGCTCTTCCTACAATTAAAGTTCCTGAAAGCATACATTCCCAATATCTTTGAGTTAATGTTTCAATGTTCCCGGCAATTTCAGGATGAGTATCACATCTTGGATAACAGATTGTTATTTTTGCATTTGCAAGACCATCTGTAAGTTCTTCAAAATCCTTAAAAAGAAGTTTATTGCTTTGAGAATAAAGATGATTGTATTTAGAATCTTTATTAAATTCTTTTATGCCATTGTGTACCCATTCTAATTTTCTTCCTAATTCAAGTATATCTATTTTTCTATCCTTTAAATTAGATCCCATTTTGTATGCTTTTATATCAATTCCTTCTGGTATCCAAAATGAATTAACATACGGAAGGTCCTTTTTTATTAAGTCTCTAGTTTGTGAAGATGTACAAAATATTGTTTGAATTTTGTTCCTTTTTATAGAGTTTAACAATTCTCTATGATATTTTGGCCAACAATCCCATATTATTGGAATTATTTCATGATTATACATGTATGGCCATGCAGTATAATTTGGGTGAGCTCCACAACATACTATAAGAGCCTTGTCCTTTCTTAATTTATTGGGAATAATATAATCTATAAATTTTATTTTTCCTAATATATACCTCAATTTTAACGGAATTTCTATGCCTTTTTTTACTTTACCATTATTTTTTATCCATGATGAAGTTATCCATTGCCGATAAAATTGATAGTCGTTTTTATATGTTTGAGGAATTAACCATCTAACTATTTTGTTCATAATTTATTTTTCTTGTATTATTTAACATTAATAGCCACTCTTTGGATATATTAGAAATCTCAAAATCTTTCGCAGCTTTATGTCCATTTACTGAATATGTTATCAAGTTTTGATTTATCATCCACAACATTATTTCCGACAAAGAATCGGGATCTCCATATTTGAATATCTTACCATAATTGTATTTTGATATAAGCTCTTTTGTTATTGCAAGTTCTGATGCAATAATAGGTAATCCATAACTAATAGCTTCTATTTGTACAATACCAAAACCTTCAAATCTTGAGGGTAGTATAAATATGTCGTTATTTAAATAAACAGACTCAACATCTGTCGTATAATTATGTAATTTTACTCTTGAATTAAGATTGTGCTTGTTTATCTGAGCTTCAATATATTCTCTTATTTTACCTTCTCCATAAATATTTAAATTCCAATCATTATTTTTTTCTGCAAACTTAACGAAAGCATCAATCAGAATGTCAGTTCCTTTGGTCTCTGATAAAGAACCTACATAAACAAAACTTTTATTATTTAATTTAGTTCTAGTGTTGGGACTAAAACTGTTAGCATTATATATTCTTATAGCATTTAATCCTAAATATTTCTTACATTCAAATACGTCAGCATCTGACAAAACGATAATGGAGTCAAAATTTTTATAATAATATTGCCATAATTTTTGCTGATTATTACTTCGTATTTTATAGTCAGATCTAAAATAATCCTTAAAACTTGCATGAGACCAAGCAATAAGTTTTATATCTTTTTTTATAGAATCTTTTATGGCTGCTAACTGAATACAATCTTCAAAGCCAGATGCAAAAACGACAATATCAAAATGGTTAGAATTAATCCATTTAACTATTTTTTTTAAGTATGAATTGGCATATTTAATATAAGGAAAATTTTTTAAAAGAAAGTTGTTTGAAGTTATATTAATTTTTTCTAATAATTTATTTGCAATTTCTCTACGAATTTTTTGAATAGTTGTTAATTCAGTAAATGAAAATTTAATTTTGTTAGTATCAATATTATATACATTTTCAAATGATTTCTCACTTTTAAGACATAAAATTTCAATGTCTATATCTTTTGATAATTCATTTACTAGAGATGAAATTATTCTTGATACACCGCCATAACTAAATCTTTCCCATGCAATAAAACCAACTTTCATAAAATTATTATTATTATTTGAATGTACTGATAATTAAATCTGTCCATTGATTAAGAATATTTTCTTTTGAAAATTTTTCTGAAGATATTTTTGCTTCTTTTGCAAATTTAGTTCTTATATTTTTATTATTAATTAATTCTCTTAAACTTTTTGCATACACTTTTTCATTAAATGCAGGAATAATATAACCATCCTTATTATCTGTTATTATATCATGTACACTGCTATAACTATTAAAAGCCATAGGTACAACTCCGTGTTGCATTGCTTCCGTAAGCACCATGCCAAATCCTTCATATATTGAAGTCATACAAAATATTTGGGCCTTTTCATAGAAAGGTTGAGGATCACAATGACCATGAAAAGAACAATTCTTAATATCTAATTCTTTAGCTAATTCTATAAGATTTTGTTTGTCACGACCATCTCCGACAATATCTAAATGCCAATCTTTTATATCTTTTGTTGCCTCTTTCCATATTCTAAGTAATTTATCACACCCTTTAACTTCTGAATATAATCTACCAACAAATAATACTCTATTATCTTTTGACGGAATATTTACACGCTCATATCTATTCATATTTGGAATGGCGATTAATTTATCTTTGTTCGCTTTGGACGTAAATTTTATAAAATCATCAATAAATGACGGAGATAGAGTTACTATTTTATCATAGTTAGAATTTAATTCTTTATATCTTGATTTAATAATGTTTGTACTATGAATCTTCCTAAATAAAAGAATTATATTATTGTATATATAATTAAAGCACTTATTGTTATATGATTTTTTCATTATGATTCTGTAGTTGTTGATAATTGACATAGCAGAACTATGTTGAACAGCTATCATAACTATATCTTTAAAAAAAATATCTCTTTTCCTAAAAAAACCAAACCTGCCAATTATTTCGCCCTCCCCTTGATCAATAATATGAGTTATATTATTATTTGAAATAATCTGTTTTATATATTCTTGAGGATTATTATCAGGTATAAAATATAAAGGAACTGGAGGAGTATATACATCTCCTAATCGATTTTTATTTTTGCATAGTAATATTACATTAAAACCTCTTTCTTTTAGCCCATTTGCAAGAGAATTTGTAACAAGCTCCATTCCACCCTGTTTAGGCAGAGGTTCATTGCTATTATATATCAATATTGAAGTTATATTTTTTTTCATTAATTAATAATTTTATTCCACTCTTTTAATAATGAGTTATTATCCATATTATGGATAGTTATTTTCCCTCTCTTACCAATAGTTTCTAATTTATTTGGATTGTCAATAAGCCTTTGGACAGCATTAGCCATATCTGTAACACAAAATGGTTTTGTTAGTATGCCATTATATCCATTTTGTATAAGTTCATTCACTCCTACAAAACTATTCATAACAATAGGAGTAACTCCGTATGCCATTGCTTCTGGTATAACCATAGGAGTACCTTCAAAGTTAGATGTCATTAATAATATTTTTGCTCTTTGATAATATTGTTCTGGGTCTGTATGTCCAGCAAAAGTAATTCGTTCTAAATTTAGACTCTTTGAAATAACTTCTAATCTCTCTTTGTCTGTGCCATCTCCAACAATCGTTATATGCCAATCTCTATTCTTTTGTTGAATAACTTTCCAAACTTTTAATATCCTATCAACTCGTTTGGAAGCATAGTCTAATCTACCAACAAATATAATTTCGTTTTGCTTTAATGAGTCAATATTTTTAATATTTTGAAATGTGATAGGATTAGTAATAGATATTAATTTTGAAAAATCCCCATTCTTTACAAGTCTCTTATAATCTATAATATGATATTTAGATAACAATACAACCTTATCTGTGTTATCTAACATATATTTATATCTTGCCTTTTTATTTCTAAGAGCATAGTATTTATTATATGGTGCTTTTATCCATTTAAATATATTAATTGTTGTTGTTTTAAAAGGAGCATTTTTTATTGGTATGTATAGGCTTTTGTAAAAATTTTTAATATCTCCACAAACATCAAAATGTAAATGTGTGATTATTTTTACTCTTTTATCAATGTTTTTATGAGAGAATAAATATATTGAATCTGTATTACCTCCTTCGTTTATAATAATATCAACTTTATTATTTCTTATAAATCCATTCACAAATGAAACATTCTCCTTTGTTGTAGTTTCAGATTTGCTTGGTAAAAATACAGTTTCAATACTTCCCTCTTTTAATGTTGGAGTACAGGCCATATAAAAAAGGTTATGGCCTTGTCGTTGCAAATATTCTGCAATTATACATGCCACTCTCTCTGTCCCTCCGCATTGAGGATTGAGTTGATTGCCAAAGTATATAAGAATGTTCATTACTATAACTAATATTCTCTATATTATTTTATTAATTTAATTATAGCATTTCTAACTAATTTATAAAATTTGCTATCTACCGAAATATATTTTATTAAGATTAATTGAATGTTCTTTATAAACAGAATTAATTTATTTGCATTTGCTGTTTTAATATAATTAAACTCCTCTTTAATTATAGAAATTATATCAGTAGTAATATTATAGTACACTCTGGGTGTATAATGGTTTATATTATTAGTAAAATCATTTTGTGATTTTATATGTTTTGTAACTTCTATATATTTTATATGAGGGTTAGTTAAGGCGTATTCTTTTATTTTTGAATTTAGTTCTTTGTGGTAAATATGCCTATCCATATATGATGATTCTGTTTCTTTATCATATTTTATTTCAGATCCTAATAATAAGCATATTGTTTTCTTATTTAGTTGTTTGCTAAGGAAATCGAGAAATTGAATATATTCATCGGGGGTTATCCTTCCACAATATTCATAGTTTCTACAAAAATTATCAATATCTTCTTGGGTTAGTTTAAAACCATAACAAGGGACTTCTCCCATAATATATTTCTTATGAAAATTTTTATCTGTTAATGGATAATCATAATGTCCAAAGGCTATTTTTTCTCCAGTTAATTTTCTCTTGTATATACCAATATTTCCATTTATTAAAGTTGATAAGATTATAAAATCGTACTTGTCTGAAAATATATTTGTATTAAAGTTATTCTCTGATAAAAAAGAACATTCTTTAAAAATCCTATTTAAACGGTCTTTATCTAATGTTTTGTAGGTTAATATGTGAATAGGGTGATTATGAGTTTCTATACTTCTGCCTTTATCATCAAGAAATGTAAACTCTGTATCAATATTAGCACCGATTTTGAGATATGTTGCCATATTACTCATATCGCATGGACCTTTTATTAAAATATTAATCAGATATTTGTTGTCCGATTTTATTGTTGACTTGTTAGTATTCTCATTATTATTATCCTCAAATATCCAATCAGGAATATTGTTGTCTAATTTGCCTATTA
Coding sequences within:
- a CDS encoding HAD-IIIC family phosphatase; translation: MNKNIDFRKIKLIIWDLDETLWEGTLSEGEVHISSQNINLIKLLTDCGIINSICSKNDIEPVESKLKEFGIDSYFVFKSIDWNPKGQRVYDIVSSMSLRFPNVLFIDDNIQNLKEVEHYCDGIMCHEPSIINDLFNYYNKVEKNDLTHKRLNQYKTLEAKHNESLSFPDNESFLRSCNISVQIKKDCINNLDRIHELVLRTNQLNFTKIRVSKDELLESIENCDDCGYVTVKDKFGDYGIVGFYLIKEQRFEHFLFSCRTIGQGIENYIYNKLGNLPIDIIQPVIGKLDNNIPDWIFEDNNNENTNKSTIKSDNKYLINILIKGPCDMSNMATYLKIGANIDTEFTFLDDKGRSIETHNHPIHILTYKTLDKDRLNRIFKECSFLSENNFNTNIFSDKYDFIILSTLINGNIGIYKRKLTGEKIAFGHYDYPLTDKNFHKKYIMGEVPCYGFKLTQEDIDNFCRNYEYCGRITPDEYIQFLDFLSKQLNKKTICLLLGSEIKYDKETESSYMDRHIYHKELNSKIKEYALTNPHIKYIEVTKHIKSQNDFTNNINHYTPRVYYNITTDIISIIKEEFNYIKTANANKLILFIKNIQLILIKYISVDSKFYKLVRNAIIKLIK
- a CDS encoding glycosyltransferase, with product MKKNITSILIYNSNEPLPKQGGMELVTNSLANGLKERGFNVILLCKNKNRLGDVYTPPVPLYFIPDNNPQEYIKQIISNNNITHIIDQGEGEIIGRFGFFRKRDIFFKDIVMIAVQHSSAMSIINNYRIIMKKSYNNKCFNYIYNNIILLFRKIHSTNIIKSRYKELNSNYDKIVTLSPSFIDDFIKFTSKANKDKLIAIPNMNRYERVNIPSKDNRVLFVGRLYSEVKGCDKLLRIWKEATKDIKDWHLDIVGDGRDKQNLIELAKELDIKNCSFHGHCDPQPFYEKAQIFCMTSIYEGFGMVLTEAMQHGVVPMAFNSYSSVHDIITDNKDGYIIPAFNEKVYAKSLRELINNKNIRTKFAKEAKISSEKFSKENILNQWTDLIISTFK
- a CDS encoding O-antigen ligase family protein; amino-acid sequence: MLLVKTNIIKNINTCTIIALITALAVVNQAVSLKTFDLGVLYYGILIFTLLTTFFQSTIKRISMTMTILYIACILSILLNDINAVYRPWERFILFVIVTFIASPFIQSDFYDKFRVILYKYIHILLTIVIIISIPYIITGEKGLAGFGGFTNHSMLLAPISAVTLVTLLYQLYLGKYNKIIVISLIVITFIALLLAASRVSLAGAIVAIIYFFYRLYSNNKRKFGIIAITIIALMTVTYPLWGGYMEGIEKKNEAQLTETGEINYTGSRDMLWSQRIREFKSSPLVGVGFGYAKYVTNVNERTGRITFQKTETGTVEPGSSWLGALSMTGLLGFTALLVLWFKSLKNSWKVEKRDKLFGVYIGSTLIFWAVHMIAEGQIFAAGSFLFFMVWITFGAAYSAYNIVYKR
- a CDS encoding glycosyltransferase, whose amino-acid sequence is MNILIYFGNQLNPQCGGTERVACIIAEYLQRQGHNLFYMACTPTLKEGSIETVFLPSKSETTTKENVSFVNGFIRNNKVDIIINEGGNTDSIYLFSHKNIDKRVKIITHLHFDVCGDIKNFYKSLYIPIKNAPFKTTTINIFKWIKAPYNKYYALRNKKARYKYMLDNTDKVVLLSKYHIIDYKRLVKNGDFSKLISITNPITFQNIKNIDSLKQNEIIFVGRLDYASKRVDRILKVWKVIQQKNRDWHITIVGDGTDKERLEVISKSLNLERITFAGHTDPEQYYQRAKILLMTSNFEGTPMVIPEAMAYGVTPIVMNSFVGVNELIQNGYNGILTKPFCVTDMANAVQRLIDNPNKLETIGKRGKITIHNMDNNSLLKEWNKIIN
- a CDS encoding four helix bundle suffix domain-containing protein, whose amino-acid sequence is MTKKFLKQKGNYRKLIAYQKAECIYDITYYFVHKFLEKGDRTIDQMIQAARSGKQNIAEGSSASTTSSETEIKLINVAKASLQELLIDYEDYLRVRDLEQWDYNCDKATQTRKICSKHNESEFYRNAILTRNDETIANIAITLIHQEDVFLRKLLDSLQESFVEDGGIREQMSKARIEHRKNNKE
- a CDS encoding glycosyltransferase; translated protein: MKILETITDLNLSSGGAVTSTLNSYGLLRDRGIDIDMVTLLPYSDDDSYLGDSYDGINALPFDGKTQFVYSKNLKRFLEKNRGYDIYHANGIWTYPTYKTIQVARKEDKPCIVTIHGMLNKDALKMTSFKKQIFLKLFQKRHLQSVAYIHATSEYEAECIRELGITTPIAVIPNGVIDCKLKHSFSCDGIVRFGFVGRTDPVKNIDVLLSAWQKLGNYTKNCQLTIIGGGNDSEYSKKLHTFVSEHNMNNVAFTGL
- a CDS encoding glycosyltransferase family 4 protein, producing the protein MKKNYDIVYLTNTPSFYKINLCNEVAKQKSLLLVFYGYGEEAVNTLLKDNKAYNFDYTFLWEGNSAKRNKFSCFIKLVKLLKKISYSKLLFSGWFVPEYSVYAFLSPKRKNCMMCESTIYESNISGLRGFIKRAIINRCSTALPSGVAHKAIFDAIGFEGDIHITGGVGIFHKAERVIDKDKISIEKKYLYVGRLIECKNLRFLIERFNKNGKPLTIIGKGELEQELKVLAKENITFRGFIENDKLPEVYKEHDVFILPSRSETWGLVVEEAIYWGLPVVISDRVGCGNEMVISPQTGITFELDNIDSFNSAINNIEQNYKQYRDNAIAFDFEERDKKQIDCFTNL
- a CDS encoding glycosyltransferase: MAKLDYLILPSRSENFGMVIPEALSMGIPCIASNGTPWEELNTHKCGWWIDGNEENLYDTIKNALNTPTEEYNLMATNGVNLVMSKYSIKNIVPLFYDLYNNVY
- a CDS encoding glycosyltransferase gives rise to the protein MKVLHTISGLSKSSGGPSSCTYNLLKGLNNAGVEADVLTINSGDVIGDDNFIIAVDNDAQNPFVYSKNFRDKLRTGKQYDIYHANGLWTYPSHATAEWAMKNNKPFVIAPHGMLYPAGLDSKPWKKRLALALFQRRDLNNATLIQATCSKEAEYIEALGFKTPIEIIPNCLDIKLTPIREKENSVKRFGFVGRINPIKNIHLLLEAWAKLGCKTDNCQLIIAGDGDVIYKKQLTDFVADKELNNVVFCGFLSGNELTEMVSSFDYQLLVSKSENFGMVIPEALICGVPCIATQGTPWEELNTHNCGWWINDGVDNIASAIENAISTSETDRKAMGLRGRQLVIDNYSVSAVTKKIIKIYEKIL
- a CDS encoding glycosyltransferase, with the protein product MKVGFIAWERFSYGGVSRIISSLVNELSKDIDIEILCLKSEKSFENVYNIDTNKIKFSFTELTTIQKIRREIANKLLEKINITSNNFLLKNFPYIKYANSYLKKIVKWINSNHFDIVVFASGFEDCIQLAAIKDSIKKDIKLIAWSHASFKDYFRSDYKIRSNNQQKLWQYYYKNFDSIIVLSDADVFECKKYLGLNAIRIYNANSFSPNTRTKLNNKSFVYVGSLSETKGTDILIDAFVKFAEKNNDWNLNIYGEGKIREYIEAQINKHNLNSRVKLHNYTTDVESVYLNNDIFILPSRFEGFGIVQIEAISYGLPIIASELAITKELISKYNYGKIFKYGDPDSLSEIMLWMINQNLITYSVNGHKAAKDFEISNISKEWLLMLNNTRKINYEQNS
- a CDS encoding glycosyltransferase, which produces MNKIVRWLIPQTYKNDYQFYRQWITSSWIKNNGKVKKGIEIPLKLRYILGKIKFIDYIIPNKLRKDKALIVCCGAHPNYTAWPYMYNHEIIPIIWDCWPKYHRELLNSIKRNKIQTIFCTSSQTRDLIKKDLPYVNSFWIPEGIDIKAYKMGSNLKDRKIDILELGRKLEWVHNGIKEFNKDSKYNHLYSQSNKLLFKDFEELTDGLANAKITICYPRCDTHPEIAGNIETLTQRYWECMLSGTLIVGRAPKELIDFCGYNPVVELSSNKFEIELENILNNIENYQSLCNTNRDFAINNASWDLRIKYIKDVLIKLGYSV